In Ischnura elegans chromosome 3, ioIscEleg1.1, whole genome shotgun sequence, the sequence ataataaaattgttccACCTTCTAAAATGAGTTTGCTCTCCAATCTTATTTTGTTGTCGATTGTAATAGTTTGAAATTTACAGAGACCtgtatattttctttcattgattCATCTATTACTTCTGGAACTGTTGGTGATAAAAAGTCAAAGACTACCCCTCTCACAGATAACTTCATGCCAAGTGTGTCTCCACCATCTCCACTACTTCTTGGTCCTGCGCTTGGGCCACTCGTGGTTCATTGCTCTTTACACTTGTGTTAGCAATTACTATCCTCAATGAAAGTTTCTCTCTGAATGGGAAAATGAGCCAGATCTCTAATGGCgtcacaaaaattcataaaaagtggaCAGCAACTTCTTGTGttctaatttttactttaatgagCAATGGCTGAGTAGGGCAGATTTCGGGACTGAATGAATGACCATTTTAcaatttcatatgaaatgctaccATTGTACTTTAATTTTGAGGTAAGATGGAAACAGTTTGTTTCAATGCAAGATCTGGAGTAAGActttttaattgttattgttaaaattttaatttggagtTTTCAATACCTCGAGTATTTTTTGGTCTTTGTTTCTAAAAATTGTGCTAATAGGTACTCCATTATAGGTATTTCTAAATAAACTATCACAATGTGCCTTATTCAAATGGCAAGAAAACCCAAACAAAATTTCAACTCTTTTACCAATCATTATGGTTTAGATTATTTTTTCAGTGTTTGGAATCCATGTTTGGTGTCGCTTATAAGTGATAAGTAATTACTGGTTCCAAAAATTAAAGAGGAACTTAAAGATAAGAACTGAAGAGCATAAAAACGTGGAGGTTCAAGGGATCAGCTTACCTCATTCTCCTTTTTCTCATAGAGGGAGAGAAATTTGTGACATAGTTTGTTTATTATCTTCTCCTTTTCAATTATCTCTCTTCTGaggtcaattatttctttttgtagttggataatattttctttgtaaGCAAATAATTTCCTTCCTTTGTTTCTAATCGTGTCCCTAGTTTCCTGAAAATAATCCCTTATTATGGTGAATATAAATGTTTATCCAGATACATAATAAGTATGTGCTGATACTTTAAATTCCATTATTACCTGGATAATTTGCTGTAGTTTAATAACACCATCAATAAAATTAGGAGGAACAGGTTTTGTCACATTTTTCACACTTGAATGTTGTGATGTTTGCAAATCTAAAGCAAAGGGATGTGCCATCGAGTTTGCATACACATACTCCTTCCGCCTGAAGAGAATATCTGAAAGGAAATTGCATTTTGCCTTCAAAACCTCCTTTGTGTGGAATATGCTTTTAGCATTACcgaattcattaatttatataagCATGCATATAGGGGATGGACCCTCTATAGACTATAGTCAATATCAACTATTAATGCCACATTTTTGTATGAAAAGAAGGAAAACTAACATTTAGGTGCTATTTGAAAAGGTGGTGCTTATGTCTGGATCATTCAGTACCTACTAAACAGATTCTTAGTATTAAATCGTATAAAATAATGACAGTACTTCCATAACCAAGGaatgatattattataattattattttaaataggcAGTTTTTCTCTTACTTTGAGTATCTTGAACTCTTTTCCGGGCCTGTAGAATATCATTtgtcagtttatttttttcttgacacGAAAATGAGTATTCATGTAGAACTGAATTAAAGTAACTCCATGATTCTTCAATGCTTAATTCTAATTCCATTGTTTTGTTTTGCAATGCTTTAACTTCTTTTTCATAGAAGTAACTGAGAAAAATTGAGTCTGACTCACTTGTTGGTTTTTTGAACATTTCTGAGTCATCTTGATTGTTGTTGAAGTGatgctccatttttgttaatAGCAAAATGAAGAGGATTAAGACCAATACTATATCAAATCAGCCATTGCTGCTGATGAAACTGGTGGCTAAATAGTATGTTTGGACAATGCTTTGGTACATAAAACCAAAAAACTGTATATAGTTTCTTGCAGTTGCTAGGATGCAATTATTTTactaaagaattatttatttattaagatatggatatatatttttctgtcatGCCGACAAGTGGCATAATTCACTCTGTAACTATATCATTTTCACCATAGTAAATTTGAATGAGAGAGGAAAACTAGAAAAATGCTTGTTAGCCTGCCCAAAATATCTACTCACATGTGTAAACATGCcaatgcaaataatttaaatgtgcaaaaattCTGGATATgtattatacatataataatacttaattattttcatggtgttagcatgcaataaataaaaccaaacaatttgtttggttttattacaacaactgaataaaatttaaataacaacaactgaaaaaaacaatgcaaatcGCCTGAATGTGAAACAAAATCACCAATGTATTATTTAACACTTTCCTggtgaatagaataaaaaaacttatctCAGGTTTCTGCACGGGTAAGAAATTCtaacatgttgcgtacggatggcgagaattctcgtcatttttttccagaaagttccggacggatgacgaagattctcgtcatttaggcgagTCAACGTAAACAATTTCAAAGCGTACAATACATATTCGTTTGTTGTTGTTCGTtatttcagttgttgttcgtcattcataatgaattgatgcatcataatgtgtgattgggtaaagttatattctaaacattagctttttaaccatgtttaaaccaaaggcatatttccaatctcaacacctccacccagaatcggcgttcctaggaatttaaataccccggtacgcaacgtgctACGAGAGCTGAATTTTAGGTTCCTTCTCGTCACCCATTCTCCATTTCTTACCTGTGTGGAAACCTGAGAAAAGTTTATATAAAATCACTAATGTGACCAACACACATGAATTAATACTTAAACACCTCAGTATCCTACCAATTCTTATTTCgccataaaattcatttttcttgctCTTACCTCTTTAATTTCACTGTCAATTGCATCAATAGAACTAGAGTCTGAGCCCACCTCATCAGATCTCAATGTTCTTTTTGGATTTATCAATGGTGATTGGAACTGCCTACCCTTTCTCTGATACAAATAATGCAAGCCTCCTCTCCTTCAATGAAATATTCTCATCACTGTCTCTCCTGGAATAATTTCTCCAGTCACTCCTCAAGTCATTACCACGGCCTCCCCTGAAGTCACTTCTCCAGCCTCTCCTGCTTCCAAAATTGACTCTTCTCGGAGCCAGAGTGGTGATGTCACCTGAATCATTGTCAGTTTTATTCAAAGTCCCTTCCAGCCTCTTTGGCCATTAATATAGCCATAACTTCCTCCAAAAGTATTTCTTCCCCGTGATCTATTGTGGTAATGAGTACTTCACATTTTTCTGTATGGGAGACTAACGATGATAAATCTTGCTACATATTATCTTATCTTTGAAATTAGccttaaataaattatacaagTTTCTTCCACATAAACTGAGCAACATTTATGTCACTAACAAAATCTATGGTATTCGAAGTCAACAATATGAGAGACGCTATGCTACCATTTTTTTCACCTGTTCCGATGAGAAGGCATCTGTCTCATCTGCATCACCTTCACGTGGATAGCCTGAGGAGAAGGTGAAGGTAGCATTGATTTGGTCAGCGACCATGAAAAGTTATTGGTTTTGTTTAGCTTTACGTAATTTCACGCAGCTTTGTCCTCCACAATTAAGATTATCTGTTCAGGCATCAATCGTTTCAACTGAACTTATTAACTTTTCCAGCTTTCTTTAGTTTTTTCCtgtctttattttcttctaaGCTTATAAGTCTCATAATATGTTAGGTTACTTTTTATAGCATCTCTCTAGATGCAAGTCTGAAcaattgaaaaaacaaaacaaaaaaagcacAAATTGGGTGAATGTGAAACATGTGATGTGACAACTAATGTGATCAACACATGAATGAACACATTCACTTGACAGAATTTACCCTTTATTTTCTGGTTATaagtatttttatcatgatttacACATTCCAGTTTCATTTCAGTTTTTATCCTCTCACATTGATTATATGGTCAAAcacgaaattttgaattttcttaacATTTATCTCCTAAACTTTGGGTCGTATCAAAAAAGTGCAATGAACTTTGTGTACCTAAAATATTTAATACCACatcatttatttcttaaaattttaattaat encodes:
- the LOC124155545 gene encoding uncharacterized protein LOC124155545 isoform X1, with translation MEHHFNNNQDDSEMFKKPTSESDSIFLSYFYEKEVKALQNKTMELELSIEESWSYFNSVLHEYSFSCQEKNKLTNDILQARKRVQDTQNILFRRKEYVYANSMAHPFALDLQTSQHSSVKNVTKPVPPNFIDGVIKLQQIIQETRDTIRNKGRKLFAYKENIIQLQKEIIDLRREIIEKEKIINKLCHKFLSLYEKKENEMTELRQSMKKLKLQNLHLKQLLKTSQANYECLLETLKSPCFVLNRKVR
- the LOC124155545 gene encoding uncharacterized protein LOC124155545 isoform X2; its protein translation is MEHHFNNNQDDSEMFKKPTSESDSIFLSYFYEKEVKALQNKTMELELSIEESWSYFNSVLHEYSFSCQEKNKLTNDILQARKRVQDTQNILFRRKEYVYANSMAHPFALDLQTSQHSSVKNVTKPVPPNFIDGVIKLQQIIQETRDTIRNKGRKLFAYKENIIQLQKEIIDLRREIIEKEKIINKLCHKFLSLYEKKENEVSDAILAQ